The following are encoded in a window of Palaemon carinicauda isolate YSFRI2023 chromosome 31, ASM3689809v2, whole genome shotgun sequence genomic DNA:
- the LOC137624942 gene encoding keratin-associated protein 19-8-like, which translates to MRTISVALLVLVAFFALMELTGALPAPEPSRRHFFGGSPYGFGGYGYRPHGFGFGYGGYGGGFGGFGGGYGGFGGFYG; encoded by the coding sequence ATCAGTGTTGCCCTCTTGGTGTTGGTGGCATTTTTTGCCCTCATGGAACTGACTGGAGCCCTTCCAGCACCTGAACCCAGCAGACGACATTTCTTTGGAGGTAGTCCCTATGGATTCGGCGGCTATGGCTACAGACCACATGGCTTTGGCTTTGGCTATGGCGGATACGGAGGCGGATTTGGGGGGTTTGGTGGCGGATATGgtggatttggaggattttatggttGA